Below is a genomic region from Acinetobacter tibetensis.
AGGTCGTTTTAAATCTGCTAATATCGCTTGATGCATCTGTAAAATATTCACATCACCGCGTACCGCAGGGCCAGTTTGCATAGTTTTCGGATCATTCTTTGCGGCTTTAGCGGCGGTTTCCAAGATCAGCGGATACAGTAAACTAAAATCAACTTGCGTCTGATCGACAATTTGCTTGCTCATGTCGTAACAGTAATTGGCAAAATTACAGGCAAATACCGCAGCCAAATGCAAACTTAAACGTTGCTGTGAACTATAAGCATAGACACGCTGGCTCAACTGTTGAGCCAAATCCAATAACTGTTTTTGATGGTCTTTATTTGCAGCTTCAATAAATAATGGGGTTTGTTTCCAATCTACCTCTCGTTCTAAACTAAAGGTCTGTAAAGGATAAAATACTCCCGAACGTGGGTGCTGTTGCTGTAGAATTTGCAGATCAGTAC
It encodes:
- a CDS encoding Rossmann-like and DUF2520 domain-containing protein: MRISFIGAGRVAHHLASALQQHHQIVQIYSRTWEKSQHLAEQVAAKACPSVSDLSSEIDLLILAVSDQSIAAVIAEVAPLLPEVLIVHTSGSTDLQILQQQHPRSGVFYPLQTFSLEREVDWKQTPLFIEAANKDHQKQLLDLAQQLSQRVYAYSSQQRLSLHLAAVFACNFANYCYDMSKQIVDQTQVDFSLLYPLILETAAKAAKNDPKTMQTGPAVRGDVNILQMHQAILADLKRPDLAEVYTLISQQIMQRHS